A DNA window from Trypanosoma brucei brucei TREU927 chromosome 11 chr11_scaffold01 genomic scaffold, whole genome shotgun sequence contains the following coding sequences:
- a CDS encoding ubiquitin-conjugating enzyme, putative encodes MVEVPRNFRLLQELEAGEKGTGVSQSVSIGLSGMDDIYMHNWNGTILGPPGTTFENRILSLEIHCDEHYPKRPPNIKFISRVNLPCVSSDGTVDKNKFAVFKTWDRNFTMAHCLMELRREMSLPANKKLPQPEEGSTY; translated from the coding sequence ATGGTTGAGGTACCGCGTAATTTCCGTTTGTTGCAGGAACTTGAGgcgggggaaaagggaacagGTGTAAGCCAAAGTGTCTCTATTGGCCTCAGTGGGATGGATGACATTTATATGCATAATTGGAATGGCACTATTCTCGGACCTCCCGGTACCACATTTGAGAATCGCATCCTCTCACTAGAAATTCACTGCGATGAACATTACCCCAAACGCCCGCCGAACATTAAGTTCATCAGCCGTGTGAACCTGCCGTGTGTGAGCAGTGATGGTACTGTTGATAAAAACAAGTTTGCCGTCTTCAAGACTTGGGATCGCAACTTCACAATGGCGCATTGTTTGATGGAACTCCGTCGGGAGATGTCGCTTCCAGCTAATAAAAAACTACCGCAACCGGAGGAGGGTTCAACGTATTGA
- a CDS encoding Ras-related GTP-binding protein, which produces MLICYSLLFDRFVCLFVCFSLFPVSSFVFPFPILLFISEIIFELLLANPVKLMHEQIQKLLLMGPARAGKTSMRSIIFDNYLPRDTLRLAITISHEESRVRLLNNMYVNLWDCGGQQQYVAEYLNRQRECIFRNVGVLLFVFDISSMSREESDVFGGKTSEQNLRDTFQYFREAVQHVRTYSPQAKVFVLLHKMDVIQQKLRSSIFESRKREILKEVENVGGSGGDVQFFATSIYDDTLYLAYSNIVRSLIPHCDVLTRAMEKLLVSCNASEVALYERGTFLCLTYVSKIDAAAADNGSLIAEDDGSNRGDRCSGTESRTTKVSETVKHFKLSCMNNATSLEGYQMTTTTFTALLHPFTSCTYVLIFSEDTSVNVELHRINVLSARWNFEQFLLSGDSIAEEMRKVL; this is translated from the coding sequence ATGTTGATTTGTTACTCTCTTCTATTCGAcaggtttgtttgtttgtttgtttgtttttccttgttcccggtttcctcatttgtctttccttttcctatACTGCTTTTCATATCCGAAATTATATTTGAACTTTTGCTGGCTAATCCTGTGAAGCTTATGCACGAACAAATCCAGAAGCTCCTCTTAATGGGCCCTGCGAGGGCGGGAAAGACCAGCATGCGGAGTATAATCTTTGATAACTATTTACCTCGCGACACACTACGACTGGCAATAACAATATCGCATGAGGAAAGCCGTGTTCGGTTATTAAATAACATGTACGTGAACCTGTGGGACTGCGGCGGGCAACAGCAGTACGTAGCGGAATATTTGAATCGACAGAGAGAGTGCATATTTCGTAATGTTGGTGTGCTCTTATTTGTCTTTGATATCAGTAGCATGAGCCGCGAGGAGAGTGACGTGTTCGGGGGGAAAACTTCCGAACAGAACTTGAGAGATACGTTTCAGTACTTCCGTGAGGCAGTGCAGCATGTCCGTACGTACAGTCCACAGGCGAAGGTGTTTGTGCTACTGCACAAAATGGATGTCATTCAACAGAAGTTGCGTAGCAGCATTTTTGAGTCgcggaaaagggaaatactGAAGGAAGTTGAAAACGTTGGTGGTTCCGGTGGTGACGTTCAATTCTTTGCCACTAGTATATACGATGACACGCTATATCTTGCTTACAGCAACATTGTGAGATCGCTTATTCCGCATTGTGATGTTCTGACGAGGGCGATGGAGAAGTTGCTTGTGTCTTGTAACGCCTCTGAAGTTGCGCTGTACGAGCGCGGtacctttctttgtttgacATACGTTAGCAAAATTgacgctgctgccgctgatAATGGGAGTTTGATAGCTGAAGACGATGGCAGTAACAGGGGTGATCGCTGTTCGGGAACTGAATCGCGAACGACTAAAGTTAGTGAGACAGTGAAGCATTTTAAGTTGAGCTGCATGAATAATGCAACAAGTCTGGAAGGATACCAGATGACAACGACCACGTTTACGGCACTCCTTCATCCGTTTACGAGCTGTACGTATGTTCTCATCTTCTCCGAAGACACTAGTGTTAATGTTGAGCTTCACAGAATTAACGTGCTAAGCGCCAGGTGGAATTTTGAGCAGTTTCTTCTCTCAGGAGATAGCATCGCTGAGGAAATGCGTAAAGTGTTGTAG
- a CDS encoding phospholipid-transporting ATPase 1-like protein, putative yields the protein MAEDAAPDTSHQSSNTSDEGGAKSEVIVHMNNREANEEYGYPNNFIKTSHYTALSFLPLGLIAQFMRVSNFYFLVCMCLTLIPGLSPVNPVTAILPLLFVIGVSLAKEGVEEFRRHTADRLANSVEVDVLINGVMQRVPSRDIRVGDIVRVSNGEEVRADLLCLSTSDEEDQVYIDMCNLDGETSLKNRKPHEHTASLRTPEQLQEAQVKIVTTQPDAELHSWSGCIESNGEAFAVDIGNFLCRGSVLRKTDWVWGVVVYAGVDTKMFRNLKGHPMKMSDLDRRLNVMIVALLLFKCVVLATLAFLLVWWNRNNKEHIWYLHWYMNQYGSTVLLLRSFVTIFLLLSYFIPISLFVTIEVCKVIQAYWMVADGKMTDVVNGRLCRCRPNTSNLNEQLAMVRFIFTDKTGTLTENVMKFKQGDFQGFRLDSACGTKPTDLLDRCNPAREAAYEYFLSIALCNTVQPTEDPNAEGGISYDGTSPDEVALVSMAAEHGFRLKKRTTREMVLDIEGVEHEYRILATLEFTPERKMMSIIVRDNVSHHIVLFTKGADSSLLPRTCTNRQAQNYVQKLRGTLQDMSVCGLRTLVIGRRFLLPEEYKNWEDSYKTASRTLIDRSAALDDVCMRIEGDLWPVGATAIEDKLQQEVPETISFFLEAGVVIWMLTGDKRETAVTVAATAKLCDPQKDSIIHIDIGSFDPKSAEAIRKVDSDLSKVRRTLESGGENGSKCTIVIDGLALGVAMSEHFLTFLDLSMRVNSAVCCRLTPLQKAEVVRMFQGSTGLTAIAIGDGANDVSMIQEGRVGVGIIGLEGSQAALSADYAIPRFRHLRRLCAVHGRYSLVRNSGCIMISFYKNAVLGMMMILFCFHSAFSGGTLFDGWLLTFFNILLTSIPPFFLGVFDKDLPEDALLRRPHLFTQLSHGLYFDVMTTVRWFGEALIHGTLIFYLFYLTIRNLDWSTHNISMIELGTMQIFIVVLVVLVRCGLAVRCWRSLQLLGLLASLAITLALTLTYSSFKSVGGSSIYWQMFDLALGPKFWLYMLLVLGSLIMINLSVLYFQKRRYPTLRDTADEENRVMCRGSLLDENVSQGDKAGYVTFGVESTQSSDREDKSIDIQDMRRREIEAGDTLHG from the coding sequence ATGGCGGAAGACGCTGCACCCGACACATCGCACCAGAGTAGCAACACCAGCGATGAAGGAGGTGCAAAATCGGAGGTTATAGTACACATGAATAACCGTGAGGCTAACGAAGAGTACGGCTATCCCAATAATTTCATCAAAACATCGCATTACACCGCACTCAGCTTCCTGCCATTGGGGCTTATCGCACAATTTATGCGCGTCAGTAATTTTTACTTCCTCGTATGCATGTGCCTCACTCTGATTCCGGGCCTCTCTCCGGTGAACCCTGTGACAGCCATCCTACCCCTTTTATTCGTCATTGGTGTTTCACTGGCGAAGGAGGGCGTGGAGGAGTTTCGCCGCCACACCGCCGACCGCTTGGCGAATTCCGTTGAGGTTGACGTATTAATAAACGGAGTGATGCAGCGGGTTCCGAGTCGTGACATCCGCGTGGGTGATATCGTCCGTGTGAGCAACGGTGAGGAGGTGCGAGCAGATCTTCTCTGCTTGTCCACCTCGGATGAAGAAGATCAGGTATATATTGATATGTGTAATCTCGACGGAGAGACCAGTCTCAAAAACCGAAAGCCACATGAACATACGGCGTCCCTACGCACTCCAGAGCAATTGCAGGAGGCGCAAGTGAAGATTGTTACCACCCAGCCGGATGCCGAGCTTCATTCCTGGAGTGGTTGCATTGAAAGTAACGGTGAAGCATTCGCTGTGGATATTGGAAACTTTTTGTGTCGAGGTTCTGTCTTGCGGAAGACCGACTGGGTTTGGGGTGTTGTCGTTTATGCCGGTGTAGATACTAAAATGTTCCGTAACCTGAAGGGGCATCCGATGAAGATGTCCGATCTCGACCGTAGGTTGAATGTAATGATTGTGGCGCTGCTACTGTTCAAATGCGTAGTGCTCGCAACGCTGGCGTTCCTTCTGGTTTGGTGGAACCGGAACAATAAGGAACATATATGGTACCTACACTGGTACATGAACCAGTACGGCTCGACGGTGCTATTGTTGCGCTCCTTTGTGACGATATTTCTGTTGCTCTCTTACTTTATCCCGATTTCGCTATTCGTGACCATCGAGGTTTGCAAGGTGATCCAGGCGTACTGGATGGTTGCCGACGGCAAAATGACGGACGTGGTGAATGGACGTTTGTGTCGCTGCAGGCCCAACACTTCAAACCTAAATGAACAACTCGCGATGGTgcgcttcattttcacagACAAGACGGGTACCCTAACGGAGAATGTGATGAAGTTTAAACAAGGTGATTTTCAGGGGTTTCGCCTTGATTCTGCGTGTGGAACCAAACCCACAGACCTCCTTGACCGCTGCAATCCAGCGCGTGAGGCTGCGTATGAGTACTTCCTTTCGATTGCTTTATGTAATACCGTTCAGCCAACCGAGGACCCCAATGCAGAAGGGGGTATCAGCTACGATGGCACCTCCCCGGATGAGGTGGCACTCGTCAGCATGGCTGCGGAACACGGGTTCCGCCTGAAGAAGCGCACAACACGTGAAATGGTGCTAGACATTGAAGGTGTGGAACATGAATATAGGATACTTGCCACCCTTGAGTTCACACCGGAGCGGAAGATGATGAGCATAATTGTGCGGGATAACGTTAGCCATCACATTGTGCTCTTCACGAAGGGTGCCGATTCCTCTCTACTTCCAAGGACTTGCACCAACCGGCAAGCACAGAACTATGTGCAAAAGCTAAGAGGCACACTGCAGGATATGAGTGTCTGTGGTTTACGCACACTTGTTATTGGAAGGCGGTTTCTTCTTCCGGAGGAGTACAAAAATTGGGAGGATTCGTACAAAACTGCTTCAAGGACTCTCATTGATCGTAGCGCGGCCCTGGATGATGTTTGTATGCGGATCGAGGGTGACCTGTGGCCAGTAGGGGCGACAGCCATCGAGGACAAGCTTCAGCAGGAGGTTCCTGAGaccatctccttttttctggAAGCTGGTGTGGTTATATGGATGCTTACTGGAGATAAACGTGAAACTGCCGTTACGGTTGCGGCCACTGCAAAATTGTGCGATCCGCAGAAAGACTCCATCATACACATAGACATCGGGTCGTTTGATCCGAAGAGTGCCGAGGCGATCAGAAAGGTGGACTCTGACTTGAGCAAAGTGAGGCGGACACTGGAGAGCGGGGGCGAGAACGGCTCGAAATGCACTATTGTTATTGATGGTCTCGCACTTGGGGTTGCAATGAGCGAACACTTTTTAACCTTTCTGGATCTTTCCATGAGGGTCAATTCAGCCGTTTGCTGCCGACTTACCCCTTTGCAAAAGGCAGAAGTTGTACGCATGTTTCAGGGATCGACAGGGTTAACCGCCATTGCAATTGGTGATGGTGCCAACGATGTTTCAATGATTCAGGAGGGgcgtgttggtgttggtatTATTGGGCTTGAGGGATCGCAGGCGGCCCTCTCAGCAGATTATGCTATACCCCGATTTAGGCACCTGCGTCGGCTTTGTGCTGTCCATGGTCGATACTCACTCGTTCGTAACTCGGGTTGTATTATGATTAGCTTTTATAAGAACGCGGTCCTCggtatgatgatgattttgTTCTGCTTCCATTCAGCGTTTTCAGGTGGAACACTGTTTGACGGGTGGCTGTTGACATTCTTCAACATTCTTCTGACGAGCATCCCACCCTTCTTCCTCGGCGTGTTTGACAAGGACCTTCCAGAGGATGCGCTCCTACGCCGCCCGCATCTTTTCACTCAACTCTCTCACGGGTTGTACTTCGACGTGATGACAACAGTGAGGTGGTTCGGGGAAGCGTTAATCCACGGTACATTAATATTCTACCTCTTTTACTTGACTATCAGGAATCTCGACTGGAGCACGCACAACATATCAATGATTGAGCTGGGGACCATGCAAATTTTTATCGTTGTTTTAGTTGTGCTCGTTCGGTGTGGCCTCGCTGTCCGCTGCTGGCGCTCGCTACAGTTGTTGGGCCTATTGGCTTCTCTTGCGATTACCCTTGCTCTGACGCTCACTTACTCCTCCTTCAAAAGTGTGGGAGGCAGCTCCATTTATTGGCAGATGTTTGACTTGGCTTTAGGGCCAAAGTTCTGGTTGTATATGCTGCTCGTGCTGGGATCTCTCATAATGATTAATCTTTCCGTATTATATTTCCAGAAGAGGCGCTACCCCACGTTGCGTGATACCGCTGATGAGGAAAATAGGGTAATGTGTCGTGGGTCGTTGTTGGATGAAAACGTGTCTCAAGGGGATAAAGCGGGTTATGTGACATTTGGAGTCGAGAGTACCCAAAGTAGCGACAGAGAAGACAAGAGTATTGACATTCAGGACAtgcgaaggagggaaatcgAAGCCGGGGATACGCTTCATGGGTAG